A segment of the Candida albicans SC5314 chromosome 2, complete sequence genome:
tgGGCAATTCTTCTATCAATCATTCGATTGGTATCATCTTCAATTCGTTGCATAATACTACGCTCTATAGCAGAATTAAATCCCCTAGGAGTATCAGAATCATCCATCAAATTATCAAGTGCAAATCCCACATCATGGAATGTATTTCCAAGGAACCGTAATTCATGAGGAACTCGATGGACAACAGCACCCAGAAAGGGAAGATTATGAAGAAACTGTGGGGAATCTGTATAACGAACTGGTTGACGTCTTTCTCTCCTAATTATATTCCCATCTCGACTCTCACTAAAAGTCGGTCCACCGTTTCCTCTCCGTAGTGCCTCTTCAGTAAAATGCACAGATCGTTGACGAGGAAGGGGAACTGCAACAGGCTGTGATGTTTCATTTTCAGTTAATTCCACATATGATCGTCTAGGAGTTCCAAATCCAAAACTATTTTCTCCTTGTCTGGATGAATTTTCTCTCTCTGCTCTTTCTGCTGCTTCTCTCATTGCAGCTAGTTCTGCTAGAGCACGACGGGCACTTTCTTGTAGTGCCTCATGATAGTTTTGTGGTCGTGGTTGTGattcaccaccaccaccaccaccttcttctcctcctcctcctgCAGAATTATCAAAGGTCACCCTTCTATCACGAAATTCCGATTGAGAAACTTGCATCCATGGTCGGTTCTCCATAAGAATTTGTCGAATTTGTTCTTGAGATGGTAATGGATATCGACGTTCCATATCCAATATTCTCCGTATTGCCCTCGCGATTGCTGGATTTAGGTTTCTTCTTGGAGCGTCTTCAACAATTGTATAATCATTATCCTCTCTAACAAATGGAATATCACCCACTGGTGTCAGTAGACGTCCATTATTTGGATCATATATATTTCGAACTCCTAATATTTGCAAATCATCGTCGTCCTCGTCCCTGTCCTCACCATTtctgttattgttgttgttgttgttgttggtgtttgtgtttgtggGAACGCCACTGTGATTTAAATTCGACAGTGGAGTACTTAATGGAGTTGGATTTGCAGTGTTTACACTTACGATTTGCACGTCATTGTTTGCGTCACcgttattatcatcatcacgATAGTCTATATCACTTAAACTAGAGTCCTCCAGTTCTGTATCCAAATGAACGACGGTATTGGTTGATTGTAGTGGTGGCGCTGTTTCTTCGTCTGATAATATTTCTATAACTTGATCGTTACTTCCAGGGTTTGATGTTGCTTGTTGTGGGCTATTGTTGTTCCTAATTTCCGGTTCAATCTTCCTTCTTTTGAACCCAGGTTCCCGTGTAGGGTTATTGTCACtattcattatcaataataaataggGTCTGTATTAaatgttttatatttttttaaaaaaaaattgttttcttaataataaacGAATAGAATTACTAAAGGAGGTgctccttttttttttgctctGTCTGTCTCTCtcttaatttgatttagctttccaatttctttttacaCGCACGCACGCACGCACACACATTTACATTTCAGAACATTTACATTCACCTATAGaagtttattaattttttcttagtGTGaggtttctttttttatatacACGTTTTGTAACACGGCATGCTAGGTATATACTGCTACTTATGTTATATCTGTCTTTGCTAAAGTATAATAAGTATAGTTCACTTGTTAGATATTTCCGGACTTTaaagatttaaataattgtatagagataaaaagaaaaaaaactattcAAGTTGGACTACAAATGGTCAAGTTTTACTTATAATATTGTTAATACTTAAAACTACGCTAATAGCTTGTATTTTCTAGTTGAGTATGTAAAACCTACTTAGGAATAGACGGCAAGGGCGTCCAGTagagtatatatatatatatatatacctGACCCTGATGGTATGATGGTACTTAGTAGTCAGACATTAAAGGAAGGATTAAGAGAGCCCTGTATAGAGTTGTTGGTTGTCTATACTACCTTACAAATATAGATCAATATATTATTGACATTTTTTCTGGAATAAGTTTACACTTTATTTCCAACtcatttatttcaaatccAACCGTGTTAATTAAATAATCTTACATAAAATGATTTCCATTTGTGATATACGGAAAACAAAAAGCCAGCCGCACATCATAAATACAAACAACTTTCataaacaaaatgaaaCCACCACTCATATATACTACTACACACTACCATCTAGTTTCATTCGTTTAGTTTCAGCTGCTaagttttcttcttctctttcATCTTCTTGTTGCTTTTCTAGTCCTTCTGGCAGTTGCAGTTGCAGTTGtaatttttgttcttgttcttcatCTCCATTTACCCAATGCTCTACTTGatccaatttttcagtGAATATTTGTGTTAATTTACTAATCATCACAAGTGATTCTTTTGCAAATTTGAATATCACATCATCTTGTGAATTTGATGGTGGGcccagttgttgttgttgttgttgttgtaatgaTTGTGGTAAACTCATAATAATATCTCTTATGGCATTctttaattcaaaatcttgATTAGATTGAGATCCATTAGATGAAACGGGACTCAAACCATTAGTCACTGAAGTATCACCCAAAGATGAAGGACGGAAATTGGATATTAAATGTATGATTTTCTTAACTGTTCCAACGATTTCTGTTTTAGTCTTTTGTGTTGCTTGTTCAGTAGTATTAGTTGAATTCGAGTCATGTGATTTTTGAGCAATTAATTTCTCTCGTTCCTCTTTAACGGCAATTTCAGTTTCATCGATTTTCTCTTGAAGAAATTCAACTTTAGAACTGATATTAGTATTAgctaatttcaaaatattaataCAAAATTGTAATCTTTTCTTGgtatcaattgaagaatatgaAGAAATATTGGTTGTTTGACTCGATGCACTgaatcttcttttcttttgtaaCAGATTCTTTCCATCGTGTTGAATTTTGTAATCAccaaaatttgaatttgttggGGTGATATCAGTTGAAGATACAGCTGAGGCTTGTCTTGTTTGATGTCTTGTGTTTAATTTGGcttcaatattattgacAACGGGTATGGCTGCAGATTCAACTATACCAGCAGCATAATTGAAGGATggataatttcttttcgACGTTTCATAGTATTTAACTGCATTCATCACTATTGGGTGTCTAGCAACCATAGAAACAGTAGATACAATTGGATGTCTTTGGTGTTGTGGGTGTATTGGGGGTAATATTACTGGTGATTGTGCATCATCCATGGCCACTGTATCAGCATCAGATGGAGGTGTGCCATTCCTTGTCAACAGGGTTAAAGTCTCTGCTGCAGAAACCAACTCCGGTGCCTGTCCTTGTACTTGTGCTTGTACTTGTTGATCTTGACCCTGCACTGAACCATTTAAACTCAGTTGATAATTAGAAGTGGGGAGGTTATCTGTTTTGGAATATGGAGGTGGTGGAAGCTgttgatttgatattgaaggTGCTGTCATATTTTATAGATAATTCTTTcttagtaataataataataatgggatatatgaaaaaaaataagaacCAATAACTAAACTTTTAAGTAATGTGGTATAATAGatatataaatgaaattcGGTTTCCCCctttttatatattaaatGGTTCGGAGATTTTACTTcgttttcttgtttttctgTTGTTTTAAGTTTTtaggaaaaagaaaaaaaaaaaccaaaaatcaaaaaacgGGTAAATATTAAAATGCACGTGAATATTAAATGTGTAGTGTTGTAATTTGACGATTTAAATGAGAAAAAGTGTTTGACCCTTTTAACAGTGTTGAATTTGGAAATAGGTACCACACTAATTTTGTAGgaatattcaaataatttaaaacaaagaaatataacaagagaaagagaaaataaaaaaaggaatttacaaaatgttgataatgaaatgaTACATctagatatatatatatatatgtgtgtaagtgtgtgtgtgtgtataaGTATGAATGATTACTAtgattaaatttttcatatgattcaataaaaaatttgttggtgTGTTACGAGAGAAATTTGAGGTGGGCGAGTTGGTGGTGTCAGAATTAAGTATTGCGGTATGGATGTCATGTGCAACACCCAGAAGTGATATTCGAGAAACACAAAACAGAAAGATTATTTGCATGTGATTATTTCATGACACAAAAGTGTATTATATCAATCAACACTAAATCTTAATTTCATAATAGGTTTGGAGTTtgcaatcaatttaattttgtatCAAACCATTTGTAACAACTAGATTCATCtcaacaaaatatattattcCAAATactgctactactattattactactactatacaatttgttgaatattaCCTAGTAGAAGTTCAAGATAATAGAAAGTGGTGTGAGAACTTGTaatatttttcttatcACCAGTGTCGGTTTAGAAACTAAAAAGTTTAGAATATCAAACTATAGATGTTAATACCCCTAATACCAAGGATGTTTTCCCGAGAATAATCTAGATAAAGACTAAATTTTAGTATGTTGAGTTCTGTTctgttcttttttctttttcaactgTGAAAGTATTGGTTTAATTAACTACCAAACGTTCGATGTACTCTTACTTTAATCCTTTCMttttttttctttttcctttcaaaatattattatggCTTGCAGTGCTAATCACCATGTGATTGATATTTCAAGTTGGTTTCTTCAACAGGCGTTCAAAGAATCAAGTTGGGTATCAGATGATTGAATACTTTTACATAAGATTACTCTGAATCTCAAATCTCGAATATTGTTCACATGTTGGTGATTAGATTTGAATATTGTGGCGGATATTAAATTGTACTTGATTTTTTGTGTGTATCTTTTCTCAAAATGCattttttagatttttgatttagttttatAAGATTTGAGGAACAATGCTAATTACATACTCCAATTCTTTAAAGATCTCAAGTCCaaaatttggtttctttGTGGTGTTAATTGTCCCCCCACACCACCACCCATTTACAATTTCATCGCAAATTCACACCAAAATCGActtaaaatataaatccACATAATTCAATCTAGTTACCAAATTAGTTATTGGTTTTATAGAAATATGCCACTTTAAAATTCTACTATTAATTTgccattattattgttttcataGAATAACGAATTATATAACACGTGCTAAGCAATTGAAACtcatgaaaaaaataaccaaCCCAATTGAAATTCTAGTACAAGACTTCAATACCCTTCCTTCTTCATACATTCATTTATATAAAACCTGATATTGCTTAACAAAAGACACAGAGTTTAAAGTATCAAAACCATGTGATTCATATTGATATAAAGTATTCGTTTATCTGTAATCAAAATAAGGTTTTTAATTGTTCTTTTCCTCTTCGTCGTCTATTGTTGCAGAGAtcatttccaaaaaaatcatcTCCCAGCGATCTCGGATAAAATCAAAGTTCACAAACGAAATGGTCTAGGAATTCATCATAACCATTCGAAATTTTCAAAGTGCACCTTCTGTTAttatcatctttttttctttgtttacCATTACCACAAATACTCCATTTTTACAAACTATTTCTTTTGTCTCGGGTTGTcggtaataataatctaattcaattttgaacAGCCTTGTCACTCAAAAAATTGCTAAAAATGGGATGAGAGAGAACAATGCTGATCAAAGAAGATATTGATGTATTCCTAGGCTTAATTAATTAGTGCGAACTACTAATAATATGTGGTGCTCTAACTCTATATAGATTCGAAGCTAATTATCTGTATCTAATAATAGAGATTAATAGAATAACAATGATAAAGGATTCGTCGAACTTTCAATTATCTAAATTCCTATGTATCATCCTATAAAAACAGAGATACACTTTAGTACAATTTAATATACTATGGGAACTGGTGTACCTGTGACATTCAAGATAACTGTTTCCTGCATGCTGGCAGTCGAACAACATATTGTTGAGCAATATGTATATCCACATGCAGTGTACCTGGATGGGTATACGACCCAGGTGGCCTACATTTCCTTTGGCTGTATTCGGCTAG
Coding sequences within it:
- the HEX3 gene encoding SUMO-targeted ubiquitin ligase complex subunit (Protein similar to S. cerevisiae Hex3p, which is involved in DNA damage response; transposon mutation affects filamentous growth) — its product is MNSDNNPTREPGFKRRKIEPEIRNNNSPQQATSNPGSNDQVIEILSDEETAPPLQSTNTVVHLDTESEDSSLSDIDYRDDDNNGDANNDVQIVSVNTANPTPLSTPSSNLNHSGVPTNTNTNNNNNNNNRNGEDRDEDDDDLQILGVRNIYDPNNGRLSTPVGDIPFVREDNDYTIVEDAPRRNLNPAIARAIRRILDMERRYPLPSQEQIRQILMENRPWMQVSQSEFRDRRVTFDNSAGGGGEEGGGGGGESQPRPQNYHEALQESARRALAELAAMREAAERAERENSSRQGENSFGFGTPRRSYVELTENETSQPVAVPLPRQRSVHFTEEALRRGNGGPTFSESRDGNIIRRERRQPVRYTDSPQFLHNLPFSGAVVHRVPHELRFLGNTFHDVGFALDNLMDDSDTPRGFNSAIERSIMQRIEDDTNRMIDRRIAQETNYNKKTKNEIEKKIANQDERHTSNIKSNENLVCELCNIVLGEGAPDDFKGDIRYNEKFSKYCETYNCQAPWFCVYPFTEVDIELSKRIFVAKCGHLFCGRCVKNIGNRPKSRKSKTSNANSSTAEISILNPKFYAPSTCPELQCQKKFSSKSFTEVYF
- the OPI1 gene encoding transcriptional regulator (Leucine zipper transcription factor; repressor of INO1 involved in inositol biosynthesis; functional homolog of S. cerevisiae Opi1; has putative Opi1-Sin3 interaction domain; interacts with ScSin3, but not CaSin3) yields the protein MTAPSISNQQLPPPPYSKTDNLPTSNYQSSLNGSVQGQDQQVQAQVQGQAPELVSAAETLTSLTRNGTPPSDADTVAMDDAQSPVILPPIHPQHQRHPIVSTVSMVARHPIVMNAVKYYETSKRNYPSFNYAAGIVESAAIPVVNNIEAKLNTRHQTRQASAVSSTDITPTNSNFGDYKIQHDGKNSLQKKRRFSASSQTTNISSYSSIDTKKRLQFCINILKLANTNISSKVEFLQEKIDETEIAVKEEREKLIAQKSHDSNSTNTTEQATQKTKTEIVGTVKKIIHLISNFRPSSLGDTSVTNGLSPVSSNGSQSNQDFELKNAIRDIIMSLPQSLQQQQQQQSGPPSNSQDDVIFKFAKESLVMISKLTQIFTEKLDQVEHWVNGDEEQEQKLQSQSQSPEGLEKQQEDEREEENLAAETKRMKLDGSV